Proteins from a single region of Chloroflexota bacterium:
- a CDS encoding extracellular solute-binding protein produces MARFTRRHLLCASLGLPALLLTCGPPDEASVKPSAPQVSQALVSPEPIEDVPRDVPSPVASPVSKEPVELWLFAWDDPAERRLWFNVRSQLEADLPHIRLRQEFYQRPVEETIAASAAAGLPPDVGLIQDMNFPHWLERNLFVNVQAFVNNSLGDDFATDKPPAALRAFRYYPEAKRLGIGDFYSLPWRSNPRHLFVNVGMLREYGLTALTARNRWSIDTVHDVARDLARGSPEVLKDRAIIGIPNSWFQSLPWLWSGAGDLADGDGSVTAIASPKVATTYQELRDWRYNLRPMPQTEIASSDTYAHQFATHRLAMFLGSAGDMYRLRAADVTWQSRPLFPVGEGASQTLATYEGLAVATGAQQLDTAWEFVTWAMRPEVQKLLLDGGSSLPILGSAIASSQLETHYINTLLDGIYSQRSLPIDATFPLYSPVIAHYYHLMMNGEHASIPDTLRRLHSHLEFILEQRTLPVAWQ; encoded by the coding sequence ATGGCGCGCTTTACCCGTCGACACCTACTTTGCGCATCTTTAGGCCTGCCGGCGCTTCTGCTAACGTGCGGACCGCCGGATGAAGCGTCTGTCAAGCCATCTGCCCCGCAGGTATCCCAGGCGCTCGTCAGTCCAGAGCCGATTGAAGATGTCCCACGCGACGTCCCGTCGCCGGTAGCAAGCCCAGTATCGAAAGAACCGGTGGAGCTCTGGCTGTTCGCATGGGATGACCCGGCAGAACGGCGACTCTGGTTCAATGTACGGAGCCAACTCGAGGCAGATCTTCCACACATTCGTCTGCGACAGGAGTTTTACCAACGTCCTGTCGAAGAGACAATCGCAGCATCGGCTGCAGCGGGCTTGCCTCCTGACGTAGGGCTAATTCAGGACATGAACTTCCCGCATTGGCTGGAACGCAATCTATTCGTCAATGTCCAAGCCTTCGTCAATAATTCACTCGGTGACGACTTCGCCACTGACAAACCGCCGGCAGCCCTCAGAGCATTTCGCTACTACCCTGAAGCCAAACGTCTCGGCATTGGTGATTTCTACAGCCTGCCTTGGCGCAGCAATCCAAGGCATCTCTTTGTAAATGTTGGGATGCTACGGGAGTATGGGTTAACTGCACTAACTGCCCGCAATCGCTGGTCAATTGATACTGTGCATGACGTGGCGCGAGATCTTGCGCGCGGTAGCCCGGAAGTCCTCAAGGATCGGGCAATCATTGGCATCCCAAATTCCTGGTTTCAGTCGCTTCCGTGGCTGTGGAGCGGTGCGGGCGACCTGGCCGATGGGGATGGCAGTGTCACCGCAATCGCTTCGCCGAAAGTGGCGACCACCTACCAAGAGCTGCGGGACTGGCGTTACAATTTGCGCCCAATGCCGCAAACAGAGATTGCTAGCTCGGATACCTACGCGCATCAATTTGCCACGCACCGGCTGGCTATGTTCCTCGGCAGTGCCGGCGATATGTATCGATTGCGAGCGGCAGACGTCACCTGGCAGTCGAGGCCGCTCTTCCCCGTTGGAGAGGGTGCGAGCCAGACACTGGCAACGTATGAGGGTCTGGCGGTCGCGACAGGTGCGCAGCAGTTAGATACCGCGTGGGAGTTCGTAACCTGGGCCATGCGTCCGGAGGTTCAAAAGCTCTTGCTCGACGGCGGCAGTTCACTGCCGATACTAGGGAGCGCAATCGCTTCCAGCCAACTAGAGACTCACTATATCAATACGCTACTTGACGGCATTTACTCACAACGGTCGCTGCCAATAGATGCAACATTTCCGCTCTACAGTCCGGTAATCGCGCACTACTACCATTTGATGATGAATGGCGAGCATGCCTCAATCCCAGACACCCTGCGCAGACTGCACTCCCATCTTGAGTTCATCCTGGAGCAGCGGACCCTTCCGGTTGCATGGCAGTAA
- a CDS encoding SDR family NAD(P)-dependent oxidoreductase — MELLSGKVAIIAGASSGMGAATARLFAAQGATVVLGARTAGALDSLSQDINASGGVALSVPTDVTDRDAVQALADTAVEQFGKVDVLVNSVGTNLKQRALTVLDPDDWDMMLATNLSAAFNLTRAILPQLRSQGQGLIVHYSSGAVQRPDVSGVAYQATKHGVAGLAYGTMEEEKENGIRVTVIFPGLCNTPLVEKRPTPTPPEVLAKALEPEDVAKAALLVAALPARAYIPDMRLLPSQL, encoded by the coding sequence ATGGAGTTGCTTAGCGGTAAGGTAGCGATCATCGCGGGTGCAAGTAGTGGCATGGGCGCCGCCACTGCCCGGCTGTTTGCAGCGCAAGGAGCGACAGTTGTGCTTGGCGCCCGGACCGCTGGCGCACTTGATTCGCTGTCTCAAGACATCAACGCGTCCGGAGGCGTGGCCCTTTCCGTTCCGACGGACGTTACCGACCGCGATGCCGTCCAGGCACTTGCAGATACGGCGGTAGAGCAGTTTGGCAAGGTTGATGTACTTGTAAATAGTGTGGGCACAAATCTCAAGCAGCGCGCACTCACTGTGCTCGATCCTGACGATTGGGACATGATGCTCGCAACAAACCTTTCGGCGGCGTTCAATCTCACCCGCGCAATACTGCCGCAATTGCGCTCCCAGGGCCAGGGACTCATCGTTCACTACTCGTCCGGTGCGGTACAGCGCCCTGACGTTTCGGGTGTGGCATACCAGGCCACAAAGCACGGTGTGGCCGGGCTAGCTTACGGCACGATGGAGGAAGAGAAAGAAAACGGTATCCGCGTGACGGTCATTTTTCCCGGTCTATGCAATACGCCGCTGGTCGAAAAACGGCCGACGCCCACGCCGCCGGAGGTCTTAGCGAAAGCGCTTGAGCCGGAGGACGTTGCCAAAGCTGCCCTACTAGTGGCTGCTCTTCCTGCGCGCGCATACATCCCTGACATGCGGCTGCTGCCCAGTCAACTCTAA
- a CDS encoding 2Fe-2S iron-sulfur cluster-binding protein has product MPPDPENEAIEQTWQFLNPVPRGPLPTVPEEAARPEIELTIDGQETSVPEGTTLLNAAQHLGIQTPTLCYLESLTPVNVCRVCVVELEGSRTLVPACSRKVEPGMQVQTDSPRVRLSRRMVLEFLASSVDVSTAPELQGFMEEYEAEPERYGPPGPPAVVSERDEAVPGHHAEPTIDSAQTVEQPVKIDNELYVRDYSKCILCYKCVEACGEDAQNTFAIAVAGRGFEARISTEYTVPLPDSACVYCGNCIEVCPTGALMFRSEYDMRSAGTWDESAQSETDTICSYCGVGCSLSLHVQDNEIVKVMSPLESDVTRGNLCIKGRFGWQFMQKPKK; this is encoded by the coding sequence ATGCCTCCTGACCCTGAAAATGAAGCCATTGAGCAAACCTGGCAGTTCCTCAATCCGGTGCCGCGCGGACCGCTTCCCACAGTACCCGAAGAAGCAGCAAGACCGGAAATTGAGCTCACGATTGACGGCCAAGAGACGTCGGTGCCCGAGGGCACAACTCTGCTCAATGCTGCGCAACATCTCGGCATTCAAACGCCAACGCTCTGCTACCTGGAGAGTCTCACGCCGGTCAACGTCTGCCGTGTCTGTGTAGTTGAGCTTGAAGGCTCGCGCACCCTCGTTCCCGCTTGTTCGCGCAAAGTAGAACCCGGCATGCAGGTGCAGACAGACTCCCCTCGCGTGCGTCTTAGCCGCCGCATGGTGCTTGAGTTCCTCGCGTCGTCAGTCGATGTATCGACCGCGCCAGAGCTGCAAGGTTTTATGGAAGAGTACGAGGCGGAGCCGGAGCGGTATGGGCCGCCGGGACCGCCTGCCGTAGTGTCTGAGCGTGACGAGGCCGTGCCCGGACACCATGCGGAGCCCACCATAGACTCTGCGCAAACGGTGGAGCAGCCGGTGAAAATCGACAACGAACTTTACGTTCGCGACTACAGCAAATGCATTCTCTGCTATAAGTGCGTGGAAGCCTGCGGCGAGGACGCCCAAAACACCTTCGCCATTGCTGTGGCGGGACGTGGTTTCGAGGCACGGATTTCCACAGAGTATACCGTGCCCCTCCCGGACTCGGCGTGTGTCTACTGCGGAAACTGCATCGAGGTGTGTCCGACGGGCGCGCTCATGTTTCGCAGTGAATACGACATGCGGTCCGCCGGAACGTGGGACGAATCAGCGCAGAGCGAGACCGATACGATTTGCTCGTATTGCGGTGTGGGATGTTCTCTTAGCCTGCACGTTCAAGACAATGAAATCGTGAAGGTCATGTCGCCGTTGGAAAGCGACGTCACACGGGGGAATCTCTGCATCAAAGGACGGTTTGGCTGGCAATTCATGCAGAAGCCGAAGAAGTGA
- a CDS encoding Gfo/Idh/MocA family oxidoreductase, translating into MNDGNLRVGIIGAGGIARGAHVPGYRSSGRADVRAVCDVNAEAARVFAETQGVPHHYGGVEAMLEQEELDVVSICTSNDAHHPAALAAIERGLHVFCEKPLAMDFSQALEMHDAAAAKGVVTGINFTYRTTPAARYIKELTEEAIFGDVKHFSIEYYQSYSVHPGRTLEWRFQKQLTGTGALADLGSHATDLALWLNGGISGARGQMATFIHERPLQDGSGMGIVDVDDATTFLATYENGATGVVDATRFATGRTNHQRISIYGDKGSLVFQNGPEARIEVAVEPFSKDGSAVLVPVPSRLAASPRSHVPAFVNTILDGAPVDFPTFADGLRTQEVLEAAEVSHVEDRWVSLPLPR; encoded by the coding sequence ATGAACGACGGCAATTTGCGTGTTGGCATCATTGGCGCGGGCGGCATTGCCCGGGGGGCGCATGTTCCCGGTTACCGGAGTTCCGGACGGGCCGACGTTCGAGCGGTCTGCGACGTAAATGCGGAAGCGGCACGGGTGTTTGCTGAGACGCAGGGTGTTCCCCACCACTATGGCGGCGTTGAGGCAATGTTGGAACAAGAGGAGTTGGATGTCGTCAGCATCTGCACGTCGAATGACGCGCATCATCCCGCTGCGTTAGCGGCGATTGAACGCGGGCTCCACGTCTTCTGCGAGAAGCCGTTGGCAATGGACTTTTCGCAGGCGCTGGAAATGCATGATGCCGCTGCTGCCAAGGGTGTCGTGACCGGCATCAACTTCACGTACCGGACGACTCCCGCCGCCCGTTACATAAAGGAACTCACAGAGGAAGCAATCTTTGGCGACGTGAAGCACTTTAGCATTGAGTACTACCAAAGCTACTCAGTGCACCCGGGCCGCACGCTCGAGTGGCGCTTCCAGAAGCAGCTTACCGGCACAGGTGCGCTGGCGGACCTGGGATCCCATGCCACCGACCTGGCGCTTTGGCTAAATGGCGGCATTTCCGGCGCGCGCGGACAGATGGCGACCTTCATTCATGAACGACCGCTGCAGGATGGGTCCGGCATGGGTATCGTAGACGTGGACGACGCCACGACATTTCTCGCCACGTACGAGAATGGCGCAACCGGCGTCGTCGATGCGACTCGCTTTGCCACCGGGCGCACAAATCACCAACGGATCTCAATTTACGGAGACAAGGGCTCCTTGGTCTTCCAAAACGGTCCGGAGGCTCGCATCGAGGTCGCCGTAGAGCCATTCAGTAAAGACGGCTCCGCTGTGCTCGTGCCCGTGCCGTCACGCCTTGCGGCAAGCCCCCGCTCGCACGTTCCGGCCTTCGTTAACACGATCCTCGATGGCGCGCCGGTAGACTTTCCGACCTTTGCAGACGGGCTCCGCACCCAAGAAGTCCTGGAAGCCGCCGAGGTTTCTCACGTGGAAGACCGCTGGGTGTCACTGCCGCTTCCAAGGTAA
- the fdhD gene encoding formate dehydrogenase accessory sulfurtransferase FdhD has product MARTDTAKQAATSQWEVTRVSTAGVATSPDVLAREEPLEIRVNGQSIAVTMRTPGNDEELAAGFLWTERLIAHPAALLSVGHCPGKTEEERDNIVLAYVNGVGDLIEAGWQRNFSATSSCGICGKASIDAVRQAAEPIRSDIRVTAEVLHGLPAALRSAQDTFDRTGGLHAAGLFNAKGELVLLREDVGRHNAVDKMIGAALFRKMLPLEDHIVLVSGRAGFEIVQKCLLASVPVVAAVGAPSSLAVELAAASGMTLIGFLRDSSMNAYTGAERVAH; this is encoded by the coding sequence ATGGCACGGACGGATACAGCGAAACAAGCCGCCACCTCTCAGTGGGAAGTAACGAGAGTGTCCACGGCGGGCGTTGCAACCTCTCCGGATGTGCTGGCGCGCGAGGAGCCCCTGGAAATACGGGTGAACGGACAGAGCATTGCGGTGACAATGCGAACACCGGGTAACGACGAGGAGCTGGCAGCCGGTTTCTTGTGGACGGAGCGGCTCATCGCACATCCCGCCGCCCTGCTCTCAGTCGGTCATTGCCCCGGCAAAACGGAAGAAGAGCGTGACAACATCGTCTTGGCCTACGTCAATGGGGTTGGTGACCTCATCGAGGCAGGCTGGCAACGAAATTTCTCAGCGACTTCAAGCTGTGGCATTTGCGGAAAGGCGAGCATAGACGCAGTACGCCAGGCAGCAGAACCGATCCGGAGCGACATTAGAGTTACTGCAGAAGTGCTGCACGGCTTGCCAGCCGCCTTGCGGTCCGCCCAGGACACTTTTGACCGGACGGGGGGATTGCACGCAGCCGGACTGTTCAATGCTAAGGGAGAACTCGTTCTGCTGCGGGAGGACGTGGGACGTCACAACGCCGTGGACAAGATGATTGGGGCGGCACTTTTCCGCAAGATGCTGCCGCTTGAGGACCACATTGTGTTGGTGAGCGGTCGCGCTGGCTTTGAAATTGTGCAGAAGTGCTTGCTGGCAAGTGTGCCTGTTGTCGCTGCGGTTGGGGCGCCCTCGAGCTTGGCGGTGGAGTTGGCGGCTGCCTCAGGTATGACCCTGATCGGCTTTCTCCGTGATTCTTCGATGAACGCGTACACCGGGGCGGAGCGTGTTGCACACTGA
- a CDS encoding NAD(P)H-dependent oxidoreductase subunit E produces MDLHLTNDLPSAEERRAVDSILGTAGTEWGDGELGDFDGARSAQTGHAARADRHLLLPVLHAIQERVGWISPGALNYACRRLTVPPTEAYGVATFYALFSVQPKPPVVAHVCDDIACLANGAEALCTQMEERFGTPGRADTNETYTWLRSPCLGMCENAPAAMITEAGEHPSATVLAPTESAEIEQVLAGAGYTESVVTASRSVHPVPQAGQEEVRLLRRIGRIDPGDLASYRRAGGYQALDRALAMGPTQVVREIAASRLLGRGGAAFPAGVKWEAVASAAVLPHYMVCNADESEPGTFKDRVVMEEDPFAVVEAMTIAGIATGCERGFIYLRGEYPLALERITGALEQARASGLLGTSILGHDVDFDIEIRRGAGAYICGEETALFNSIEGFRGEPRNKPPFPTEVGLFGKPTLVNNVETLINVIDIILEGGDAYAAIGTEQSTGTKLFCLSGHVVRPGVYEVPFGMTLETLIELAGGVSGSGNLQAVLLGGAAGSFLTPQELATPLTFEGTRAIGATLGSGVVMLFDGTVNLQSVLLRIAAFFRDESCGQCVPCRVGTVRQEELLHRLVAEKTIGSVEDELHLLNEVGQAMRDASICGLGQTASSAIESAMARTGLFNGKNH; encoded by the coding sequence ATGGACCTACACCTGACCAACGACTTGCCCAGTGCTGAGGAGAGACGAGCCGTTGACAGCATTCTGGGGACAGCGGGAACTGAGTGGGGGGATGGTGAGCTTGGCGACTTCGACGGAGCGCGCTCGGCCCAAACAGGTCACGCCGCTCGAGCAGACCGGCACCTCTTGCTGCCCGTATTGCACGCAATTCAAGAGCGTGTAGGCTGGATTAGTCCCGGCGCCCTCAACTACGCTTGTCGGCGACTAACCGTGCCGCCAACAGAAGCGTATGGTGTTGCCACATTCTACGCGCTCTTCTCTGTCCAGCCCAAGCCGCCAGTTGTGGCGCACGTGTGCGATGACATTGCGTGCCTGGCAAACGGCGCGGAAGCACTTTGTACCCAAATGGAGGAGCGATTCGGCACACCGGGTCGCGCAGATACGAACGAAACCTATACGTGGCTCCGCAGTCCGTGTCTCGGTATGTGTGAGAATGCGCCCGCGGCAATGATAACGGAGGCAGGCGAGCATCCGTCCGCCACCGTGCTCGCGCCCACGGAAAGTGCCGAAATCGAGCAGGTACTGGCGGGCGCTGGATACACGGAGAGCGTGGTAACCGCATCTAGGTCGGTGCATCCGGTACCCCAGGCGGGACAAGAGGAGGTGCGGCTATTGCGCCGCATTGGCCGCATCGATCCCGGCGACTTGGCAAGCTATCGCCGGGCGGGCGGATACCAGGCGCTTGATCGTGCTTTGGCAATGGGCCCGACGCAAGTAGTGCGTGAGATTGCTGCTTCGAGGCTGCTTGGTCGCGGCGGAGCCGCCTTTCCAGCAGGTGTAAAGTGGGAAGCAGTCGCCTCTGCTGCCGTCCTTCCGCACTACATGGTGTGCAACGCCGACGAATCCGAGCCGGGCACCTTCAAAGACCGGGTGGTCATGGAAGAAGACCCCTTTGCCGTGGTTGAGGCGATGACTATCGCGGGAATTGCTACAGGCTGCGAGAGAGGTTTCATCTATTTGCGTGGAGAATACCCGCTCGCGTTGGAACGCATCACTGGTGCTTTAGAACAAGCGCGCGCTTCAGGTCTGTTGGGTACTTCGATTTTGGGACACGACGTTGACTTCGACATAGAGATTAGACGCGGCGCAGGCGCGTACATCTGTGGTGAGGAAACCGCACTCTTCAATTCCATCGAGGGCTTTCGCGGCGAACCGCGCAACAAGCCGCCTTTTCCCACAGAGGTCGGCCTATTCGGCAAACCCACGCTTGTTAACAACGTCGAGACTCTGATTAACGTCATCGATATCATTCTTGAAGGCGGCGATGCGTACGCTGCGATTGGCACTGAGCAATCTACCGGCACAAAACTGTTCTGTTTGTCCGGACACGTGGTGCGTCCTGGCGTCTATGAAGTGCCATTTGGAATGACTTTGGAAACACTGATAGAGCTTGCCGGAGGTGTCTCCGGCAGCGGCAATCTGCAAGCAGTACTGCTGGGCGGAGCCGCCGGTTCGTTCCTGACCCCGCAAGAGCTCGCTACCCCACTGACCTTTGAGGGCACGCGCGCGATCGGCGCCACGCTTGGTTCAGGCGTCGTTATGCTTTTCGACGGTACAGTCAACCTGCAGAGTGTGCTTCTCCGGATCGCAGCCTTTTTTCGCGACGAGTCGTGCGGCCAGTGCGTTCCCTGCCGTGTTGGCACGGTACGGCAGGAGGAATTGCTCCACCGGCTTGTTGCCGAGAAGACTATCGGCTCTGTTGAAGACGAATTGCACCTTCTCAACGAAGTCGGGCAAGCCATGCGTGACGCGTCCATTTGCGGTCTGGGCCAAACCGCGTCAAGCGCAATTGAATCCGCCATGGCTCGAACGGGACTCTTCAACGGAAAGAATCATTGA
- a CDS encoding TlpA disulfide reductase family protein: MKRGPLRTLLIVLGILVATIAVSFLLQVRDSLLDRIPGLPEAAPSQGATAPDFTLETADGETISLSDYRGQPVVLNFWATWCTPCREEMPLLQETYEAHQDVGLVVLAVNVRETPEAAERFLQEVGVDFPAVLDPDLVVVERYRVTSLPMTFFIDRDGNLRTLVVGGMSKKILDERLATIL, encoded by the coding sequence ATGAAGCGAGGACCGCTCCGGACACTGCTTATAGTCCTTGGAATTCTGGTTGCCACCATTGCAGTTTCGTTCCTGCTGCAAGTGCGGGACTCGCTGCTTGATCGGATACCCGGCCTGCCGGAGGCGGCGCCGAGTCAGGGTGCGACGGCGCCGGACTTCACGCTAGAGACTGCGGATGGTGAAACCATCTCATTGAGCGACTATCGCGGGCAGCCAGTGGTGCTCAATTTCTGGGCCACGTGGTGCACGCCGTGCCGCGAGGAAATGCCTCTCCTGCAGGAAACCTACGAGGCGCATCAGGACGTAGGTTTGGTGGTGCTTGCCGTGAACGTACGCGAGACACCCGAAGCCGCAGAGCGCTTTCTGCAGGAAGTTGGCGTCGACTTTCCCGCTGTGCTGGACCCCGATCTTGTCGTTGTTGAGCGCTACCGCGTTACCAGTCTGCCAATGACGTTCTTCATTGACCGAGACGGCAATCTCAGGACCCTTGTCGTAGGCGGCATGTCCAAGAAGATCTTGGATGAGCGTTTGGCAACAATCCTCTAA
- a CDS encoding mechanosensitive ion channel, protein MVVLGALGIGIGFGLQNIVNNFVSGLILLAERPIKVGIGDVIEVNGQLGTVEHLGARATTLRKFDHTQAVVPNGDLLSSLVINWSLDDRRIRLDFNVHVSYRSDTKLVEATLFDIVHNHPAVLEDPEPRVFFRAFGDSALDFWVIAWVADLSDRFQTVSDLHHIVCETLRDMGIEIPFPQREVFLRSETDADELPQARSV, encoded by the coding sequence TTGGTTGTACTAGGCGCGCTGGGTATCGGCATCGGATTCGGATTGCAGAACATCGTCAATAACTTTGTCTCAGGTCTTATCTTGCTTGCAGAACGTCCTATCAAAGTGGGCATTGGGGACGTCATCGAGGTCAACGGACAGCTCGGCACGGTTGAGCATCTGGGGGCGCGGGCAACAACCTTGCGCAAGTTTGATCACACGCAAGCGGTGGTGCCAAACGGCGACCTTCTCTCTTCCCTGGTAATCAACTGGTCGCTCGACGACCGGCGCATTCGGCTAGACTTCAACGTTCACGTATCTTACCGGTCCGATACGAAGCTCGTAGAGGCAACGCTCTTTGATATTGTGCACAATCATCCGGCCGTACTCGAAGATCCGGAACCGCGGGTTTTCTTTCGCGCGTTCGGCGATTCTGCGCTAGACTTCTGGGTCATCGCGTGGGTCGCCGATCTAAGTGACCGCTTCCAAACGGTGAGCGATCTCCACCATATTGTTTGTGAGACACTCCGAGATATGGGCATAGAAATCCCATTCCCGCAACGCGAAGTCTTCTTGAGGTCTGAAACTGATGCCGATGAGCTTCCCCAAGCCAGGTCGGTTTAA
- a CDS encoding PQQ-binding-like beta-propeller repeat protein has translation MALTQVKGRVFDAASNRGIEGVSVSNGDAITQSGTDGRYSLAIEPQQDRYVFISVPAGYRPQERFYTLLGADPLPDLLDFALIAAPERARESFRLIHLSDTHVVLDDSGAVSQEILASDLSELVSSTRPDLAIVTGDLTNLGTIAELESYRAAIESVSIPVVSVFGGHDGNIERRSSKADMPCTRNFEATLGPTYYSFDWGGYHFVIYATEDNYFSSVDRERKERWLWADLALQPSNRKSVVMFHTAPDESLLSGLSQRNVALVLHGHWHSSRVFTWGETIVASASAACFGGIDTRPRGCRKVSFSPQGVQTKLHARGSLAEGKRASLQSSVEQSSDQPAARVQVGDEAFALAWQHEFKRPLHRAAPVRFKDSVLISLQSESHPGSNGVMCLDSYSGEDRWFFDTQDAIKNRCAVSVHDGSSNITNGHDWCAALTITGQLNLIDTATGDEIWTSKLPGHPHRWVYSSPAHGGESIIAGSKAGYGAYALETGAEKWYVAPAEGDEWPSYICPQVYKDELCIVLVQRLGFLALSMEDGAKVWEQDLPVEYFCASPELSGDLIVVSSASPHRGSSLTGGQQGDIAVLEARTGKVVAHYAQALPGYASGITVANDRIYAATAAGTVHCLDMQTGAQLWHFQSGDDLLDMTPYRRGIQSLLAAPVPLREHILVGGCDGWLYVLDRTSGACTDRVYLGAPITAAPCVTPNGFCVSTYGGTLYSFRTVR, from the coding sequence ATGGCGCTTACCCAAGTCAAAGGCCGCGTATTTGATGCGGCATCGAATCGAGGGATCGAGGGAGTCTCGGTCTCGAACGGCGATGCCATAACCCAGTCTGGCACAGACGGACGCTATTCCCTAGCCATCGAGCCGCAGCAAGATCGCTATGTCTTCATCTCGGTACCTGCGGGCTACCGGCCACAAGAGCGCTTCTATACGCTCCTTGGTGCCGACCCACTGCCCGATTTACTCGACTTTGCCCTCATTGCCGCACCGGAACGGGCGCGGGAGTCGTTCCGCCTGATCCACTTGTCCGATACCCATGTGGTCCTTGACGACAGCGGGGCGGTTTCGCAGGAGATATTGGCAAGCGACCTCAGTGAGCTTGTGTCGAGTACCCGGCCCGACCTAGCTATAGTAACGGGCGACTTAACCAATTTGGGTACGATTGCCGAGCTTGAGAGCTACCGTGCGGCTATCGAATCCGTGTCTATACCTGTGGTTTCCGTCTTTGGCGGACATGACGGTAATATCGAACGCCGTTCCAGCAAGGCAGACATGCCGTGTACTCGCAATTTCGAAGCCACCCTGGGCCCGACTTACTATAGCTTCGATTGGGGTGGGTACCACTTTGTCATATATGCCACGGAGGACAACTACTTCTCTTCTGTTGATCGAGAACGCAAAGAGCGCTGGCTGTGGGCCGATCTTGCCTTGCAACCAAGCAACCGCAAGTCCGTAGTTATGTTTCACACTGCCCCTGACGAGAGCTTACTGTCCGGGCTGAGCCAACGAAACGTGGCGCTCGTCCTGCACGGCCATTGGCACTCCAGCAGAGTCTTCACTTGGGGCGAGACCATTGTTGCGTCGGCTTCCGCTGCCTGTTTTGGCGGCATCGATACCCGTCCCAGAGGGTGCCGCAAAGTGTCTTTCTCTCCACAAGGGGTTCAGACTAAGCTGCACGCACGGGGATCCTTGGCCGAGGGTAAGAGGGCTTCTCTTCAATCTTCGGTTGAGCAGTCAAGCGACCAACCGGCGGCTAGAGTCCAGGTTGGGGATGAGGCCTTTGCACTGGCCTGGCAGCATGAATTCAAGAGACCGCTTCATCGTGCCGCACCCGTCAGATTCAAGGACAGCGTGCTGATCAGCCTGCAGAGCGAGAGCCATCCCGGAAGCAATGGGGTCATGTGTCTCGACTCGTATAGCGGTGAGGATCGGTGGTTTTTCGATACGCAAGACGCGATCAAGAACAGGTGTGCTGTGTCCGTACATGACGGTAGTTCCAACATAACAAACGGCCATGACTGGTGCGCGGCCCTGACCATTACGGGACAGCTCAATCTCATCGACACTGCGACCGGTGACGAAATATGGACATCGAAACTCCCCGGACACCCGCACCGTTGGGTTTACTCATCACCTGCCCATGGCGGAGAGTCAATCATAGCCGGCTCGAAGGCGGGCTACGGCGCTTACGCGCTGGAGACCGGAGCCGAGAAGTGGTACGTCGCGCCTGCAGAGGGCGACGAATGGCCCTCCTACATTTGTCCCCAAGTTTACAAAGACGAGCTTTGCATCGTACTCGTGCAACGCCTAGGCTTTCTTGCCCTTAGCATGGAAGATGGAGCGAAAGTTTGGGAACAGGATTTGCCGGTCGAGTATTTCTGCGCCTCTCCTGAGCTTAGCGGAGACTTGATTGTCGTGAGTTCTGCATCACCGCACAGGGGGTCAAGCCTCACGGGAGGGCAGCAGGGAGACATTGCCGTACTTGAAGCCCGCACGGGAAAGGTTGTCGCCCATTACGCCCAGGCGTTGCCGGGATATGCCTCTGGTATCACGGTTGCGAACGACCGCATCTACGCTGCGACAGCGGCGGGAACAGTCCACTGCCTCGACATGCAAACGGGCGCACAGCTCTGGCACTTTCAGTCGGGAGACGACTTGCTCGATATGACGCCCTACCGGCGCGGGATTCAGTCACTGCTGGCTGCGCCCGTTCCACTGCGGGAACACATCCTCGTCGGCGGCTGCGACGGCTGGCTGTACGTACTGGATCGCACATCCGGCGCGTGCACGGATCGCGTTTACTTGGGCGCGCCGATCACGGCAGCGCCGTGCGTCACGCCAAATGGATTCTGCGTGAGTACCTATGGCGGTACGCTGTATTCCTTTCGCACCGTGCGCTAG